A single genomic interval of Corallococcus exiguus harbors:
- the nadA gene encoding quinolinate synthase NadA, whose amino-acid sequence MGETVDYEAGIRELKRSMNAVILAHYYQESEVQDVADFVGDSLALAQAAARTEADVIVFCGVHFMAETAKILNPSRQVLLPDLKAGCSLSDRCPPAAFKAFKDKHPGAFVVSYVNSSAAVKAMSDVICTSSNAVRIVNQIPKDRPILFAPDQHLGRHVMKETGRDMVLWPGSCIVHEIFSEKKLVGLKVEHPDAEVVAHPECEQQVLRHADFIGSTKAILDYAVKSPKKKFIVVTEAGILHQMKKAAPDKTYIPAPPDNGCACNECPYMRLNTLEKLYRCMRDRTPELVLPADLQHAALAPLQRMLEWSA is encoded by the coding sequence ATGGGCGAGACGGTGGATTACGAGGCGGGCATCCGGGAGCTGAAGCGCTCCATGAACGCGGTCATCCTGGCGCACTACTACCAGGAGAGCGAAGTGCAGGACGTGGCCGACTTCGTCGGTGACAGCCTGGCGCTCGCGCAGGCGGCGGCGCGGACGGAGGCGGACGTCATCGTCTTCTGCGGTGTGCACTTCATGGCGGAGACCGCCAAGATTCTGAATCCCAGCCGACAGGTGTTGCTTCCGGACCTCAAGGCCGGCTGCTCGTTGTCGGACCGGTGTCCGCCCGCGGCCTTCAAGGCGTTCAAGGACAAACACCCGGGCGCCTTCGTGGTGTCGTACGTGAACAGCTCCGCCGCGGTGAAGGCGATGAGCGACGTCATCTGCACGTCGTCCAACGCCGTGCGCATCGTGAACCAGATTCCGAAGGACCGCCCCATCCTCTTCGCGCCGGATCAACACCTGGGCCGGCACGTGATGAAGGAGACGGGCCGCGACATGGTGCTGTGGCCGGGCAGCTGCATCGTCCATGAAATCTTCAGCGAGAAGAAGCTCGTGGGGCTGAAGGTCGAGCATCCGGACGCGGAGGTGGTGGCCCACCCGGAGTGCGAGCAGCAAGTCCTGCGGCACGCGGACTTCATCGGCTCCACCAAGGCCATCCTGGATTACGCGGTGAAGAGCCCGAAGAAGAAGTTCATCGTGGTGACGGAGGCGGGAATCCTCCACCAGATGAAGAAGGCCGCGCCGGACAAGACGTACATCCCGGCGCCGCCGGACAACGGGTGCGCGTGCAACGAGTGCCCGTACATGCGCCTCAACACGCTGGAGAAGCTCTACCGCTGCATGCGGGACAGGACGCCGGAGCTGGTGCTGCCGGCGGACCTGCAGCACGCGGCGCTCGCCCCCTTGCAGCGGATGCTGGAGTGGTCCGCCTGA
- a CDS encoding metallothionein, producing the protein MARSATLMTAGLLMGGLWLLPASAHACEAHAKAAAASKGTAPQTPAPAPEAKKDDAPRPLEELDQLLTAKCSCGSKADCTCKRGKCECSKCSGRHAPRQVTDALRGRPATQELQEARNDASAGIFI; encoded by the coding sequence ATGGCACGCAGCGCGACGTTGATGACCGCGGGATTGCTGATGGGCGGCCTCTGGCTTCTGCCCGCCAGCGCCCACGCCTGCGAGGCCCACGCGAAGGCGGCCGCTGCCTCCAAGGGCACCGCGCCCCAGACGCCGGCGCCGGCCCCGGAGGCCAAGAAGGACGACGCGCCGCGCCCGCTGGAGGAGCTGGATCAGCTGCTGACGGCGAAGTGCTCCTGCGGCAGCAAGGCGGACTGCACCTGCAAGCGCGGCAAGTGCGAGTGCTCCAAGTGCTCGGGCCGTCATGCGCCGCGCCAGGTGACGGATGCGCTGCGCGGCCGCCCCGCCACGCAGGAGCTCCAGGAGGCGCGCAACGACGCCTCCGCCGGCATCTTCATCTGA
- a CDS encoding PilZ domain-containing protein has protein sequence MSVPTHEVLIVHPNEMRRNALKSALNTHRVSVVGSQLEATRRMEATAPTLIIAPADNARRFLRHVDRAAPEAVCVFVCARSDQHGLEELVETAAEGHVFSTVDDALTEGELKTRLRDILQLRASTRVSLDAGMRVDFLLRGQSFTAECQDLGHFGAALQVPMDASLAAFLPGTPLDSLTMLRDGRPVLHVARAYVRHATPVQQGTHAFLRVGISWRIAQDESTAVPPRTLRDPVAVQAALRKALRRELPVWLHPADSQTAHFRLESALVEPSDERGVLRGQVSTALPASVGEVVHLSFEMGGQRYRGVTSMLHVGHDGVTLGMPRSLAVENRRGQQRFRPSAQHRFLVHFTSPFSGQRITRAVLDLGARGFAFPIDASCEVLPVGSRLDTTLLLPDGTEVACRVEVRSVDVVPFESRHDQRLRPYRCGVRILDMPRAVADAIVDAFVSARAPQVRDGAVFRFPDVWRMMEDAHYTFHPDHPFGEEARVLPVLEATHERLGRSRELGRSLVFTDAHRLLGHVNGLRMYSGTWLVQHLAVMPGFRRSEQISSELTSLAVEVGEAMEDVEFIRYMWRTDNRWPHRLGTWLARVLEGQGLCHLRQFHYLRADLTQMPTVDAGALPAVREAGPEDRQWLESYLRRRGEMVRLLSEDLGSDPGPESELGARFRAAGLHRERRMFVVDGNDGPLALALQDEATPGLSLIEVTNGFNLVVADREHPRAKDAVAALALRCMAHARERGRGSALGMVDALDVPVLDAWGFLDQGLFSEWTFHRSMVRRWCEAWRSLFERQMPMRRMKPRASVQAAAFVQKQEVR, from the coding sequence ATGAGCGTGCCGACTCACGAAGTCCTCATCGTCCACCCCAACGAGATGCGTCGCAACGCGTTGAAGTCCGCGTTGAACACGCACCGGGTTTCAGTGGTGGGCTCACAGCTGGAAGCCACGCGGCGCATGGAGGCGACCGCACCCACGTTGATCATCGCGCCCGCGGACAACGCGCGCCGCTTCCTGCGCCACGTGGACCGGGCGGCGCCGGAGGCCGTCTGCGTGTTCGTCTGCGCCCGGTCGGACCAACACGGGCTGGAGGAGTTGGTGGAGACGGCCGCGGAGGGGCACGTCTTCAGCACGGTGGACGACGCGCTGACCGAAGGCGAATTGAAGACGCGCCTGCGCGACATCCTCCAACTGCGCGCCTCCACGCGCGTGTCGCTGGATGCCGGCATGCGCGTGGACTTCCTCCTGCGCGGCCAGTCCTTCACCGCCGAGTGCCAGGACCTGGGCCACTTCGGCGCCGCGCTCCAGGTCCCCATGGACGCGTCGCTGGCGGCCTTCCTGCCGGGCACGCCCCTGGACTCGCTGACCATGCTGCGCGACGGCCGGCCCGTGCTGCACGTGGCCCGCGCCTACGTGCGCCACGCCACCCCCGTCCAGCAGGGGACGCACGCGTTCCTGCGCGTGGGCATCTCCTGGCGGATCGCGCAGGACGAGTCCACCGCCGTCCCGCCGCGCACGCTGAGGGACCCGGTGGCGGTGCAGGCCGCGCTGCGCAAGGCGCTCCGGCGCGAGCTGCCCGTGTGGCTGCATCCGGCGGACAGCCAGACGGCGCACTTCCGCCTGGAGTCCGCCCTGGTGGAGCCTTCCGACGAACGGGGCGTGTTGCGCGGGCAGGTGTCCACGGCGCTGCCCGCGAGCGTGGGGGAGGTGGTCCACCTCTCCTTCGAGATGGGCGGCCAGCGCTACCGCGGCGTCACCAGCATGCTCCACGTGGGGCATGACGGCGTGACGCTGGGGATGCCCCGCTCGCTCGCGGTGGAGAACCGGCGGGGACAGCAGCGCTTCCGCCCCAGCGCGCAGCACCGCTTCCTCGTGCACTTCACCTCGCCGTTCAGCGGCCAGCGCATCACCCGCGCGGTGCTGGACCTGGGCGCGCGGGGGTTCGCCTTCCCCATCGACGCGTCGTGCGAAGTGCTGCCGGTGGGCTCGCGCCTGGACACCACGCTGCTGTTGCCGGACGGCACGGAGGTGGCGTGCCGCGTGGAGGTGCGCTCGGTGGACGTCGTCCCCTTCGAGTCCCGGCATGATCAGCGCCTGCGGCCCTACCGCTGCGGCGTGCGCATCCTGGACATGCCGCGCGCGGTGGCGGACGCCATCGTGGACGCGTTCGTGTCCGCGAGAGCCCCCCAGGTCCGCGACGGGGCGGTGTTCCGCTTCCCGGACGTCTGGCGGATGATGGAGGACGCCCACTACACCTTCCACCCGGACCACCCCTTCGGCGAGGAGGCCCGCGTCCTGCCCGTGCTGGAGGCGACGCACGAGCGGCTGGGCCGCTCGCGCGAGCTGGGGCGCTCGCTCGTCTTCACGGATGCGCACCGGCTGTTGGGGCACGTCAACGGCCTGCGCATGTACTCCGGCACGTGGCTGGTGCAGCACCTGGCCGTGATGCCGGGCTTCCGGCGCAGCGAGCAGATCTCCAGCGAACTCACGTCGCTCGCGGTGGAGGTGGGCGAGGCGATGGAGGACGTGGAGTTCATCCGCTACATGTGGCGCACCGACAACCGGTGGCCGCACCGGCTGGGCACGTGGCTGGCGCGCGTGCTGGAAGGGCAGGGGCTGTGCCACCTGCGCCAGTTCCACTACCTGCGCGCGGACCTGACCCAGATGCCCACCGTGGACGCGGGGGCGCTGCCGGCCGTGCGCGAGGCGGGCCCGGAGGACCGTCAGTGGCTGGAGTCGTACCTGCGCCGCCGGGGGGAGATGGTGCGCCTGCTCAGCGAGGACCTGGGCTCGGACCCCGGCCCCGAGTCCGAGCTGGGCGCGCGCTTCCGGGCGGCGGGCCTGCACCGCGAGCGGCGGATGTTCGTGGTGGATGGGAACGACGGCCCGCTCGCGCTGGCGCTCCAGGACGAGGCCACGCCGGGCCTGAGCCTCATTGAAGTCACCAACGGCTTCAACCTGGTGGTGGCGGACCGGGAGCACCCTCGCGCGAAGGACGCGGTGGCGGCGCTGGCGCTGCGGTGCATGGCGCACGCGCGCGAGCGGGGCCGTGGTTCGGCGCTGGGCATGGTGGACGCGCTGGACGTGCCGGTGCTGGACGCCTGGGGCTTCCTGGACCAGGGCCTCTTCTCCGAGTGGACCTTCCACCGCTCCATGGTGCGCCGCTGGTGCGAGGCCTGGCGCTCGCTCTTCGAGCGGCAGATGCCCATGCGGCGCATGAAGCCCAGGGCCTCCGTCCAGGCCGCGGCGTTCGTCCAGAAGCAGGAGGTTCGCTGA
- a CDS encoding zinc ribbon domain-containing protein encodes MAFRFLALPSHRLVDFPKTLPDEERLEPDLPPVHEAVERALAGAEFRDLKARDRLRALLQGDRPPALGSPGKGFGASAIFAQPPQDLPALLRLADELEHLARLEAGERALVWKCGQCSARYAVPVALVRQVSIRCERCGNPVQLSSQESLGEEALIDPFQGAVNSSRHQLAAFFREAMARGWPVLVAEGGAPAPRGRSSSPAA; translated from the coding sequence GTGGCCTTCCGATTTCTCGCACTTCCCTCCCACCGGCTGGTGGACTTCCCCAAGACCCTGCCGGACGAAGAGCGCCTCGAGCCGGACCTGCCTCCGGTGCACGAGGCCGTGGAGCGCGCCCTCGCCGGCGCCGAGTTCCGCGACCTGAAAGCCCGCGACCGCCTGCGCGCCCTGCTCCAGGGAGACCGTCCCCCGGCCCTGGGCTCGCCGGGCAAGGGCTTTGGCGCGAGCGCCATCTTCGCCCAGCCGCCCCAGGACCTGCCCGCGCTGCTGCGCCTGGCGGATGAGCTGGAGCACCTGGCCCGCCTGGAGGCCGGCGAGCGCGCGCTGGTGTGGAAGTGCGGCCAATGCAGTGCCCGCTACGCGGTGCCGGTGGCCCTGGTGCGCCAGGTGTCCATCCGCTGCGAGCGCTGCGGCAACCCGGTGCAGCTGTCCTCGCAGGAGAGCCTGGGCGAAGAGGCCCTCATCGACCCGTTCCAGGGCGCGGTGAACAGCAGCCGGCACCAGCTGGCGGCCTTCTTCCGCGAGGCCATGGCGCGAGGCTGGCCGGTGCTCGTGGCCGAGGGCGGAGCCCCTGCCCCGCGCGGGCGCTCTTCCAGCCCGGCGGCCTGA
- a CDS encoding peptide MFS transporter: MQSTVAAGEARKGHPPGLYLLFATEMWERMSYYGMRGLLVLFLTDKVRGGLGWSTADALSLYGTYTGLVYLTPILGGYIADRYIGQRKAVVLGGALMVIGHLLLALPGISIFYAGLGFLIIGNGFFKPNISTMVGGLYPAGDGRRDGAFTIFYMGINLGAVLGNFICGTLGERVGWHWGFGSAGVGMTLGVIIFVSLAKRFLGNVGLAPAPRPTEAQTTTPDGKHHAFSRQEWDRIIVIFIIALFVVAFWTGFEQAGGLMNLYTDQKVDRSMFGWEVPTTWFQNFNSVFIVTLAPIFAVVWSSLAAKGKDLSIPVKMSLGLIFLSVGFAFMLGASKESAMDGKAAAWWVIMAYLFHTMGELCLSPVGLSMVSKVAPQRVVSAMMGVWFLANAVANKLSGVLGGYSEKMGEFSVFLTIVIGAGLSGVILLFLAPMLKRMMHGTDEVTPASTPAHQEGTVHPAT; encoded by the coding sequence ATGCAAAGCACCGTCGCCGCGGGCGAGGCCCGCAAGGGGCATCCCCCGGGCCTGTATTTGTTGTTCGCCACCGAGATGTGGGAGCGCATGTCCTATTACGGCATGCGCGGCCTGCTGGTGCTCTTCCTCACCGACAAGGTGCGGGGCGGCTTGGGCTGGTCCACCGCGGATGCGCTGAGCCTCTACGGCACGTACACGGGCCTCGTGTACCTGACGCCGATTTTGGGCGGCTACATCGCGGACCGCTACATCGGCCAGCGCAAGGCGGTGGTGCTGGGCGGCGCGTTGATGGTGATTGGCCACCTGTTATTGGCGCTACCCGGCATCTCCATCTTCTACGCGGGCCTGGGCTTCCTCATCATCGGCAACGGCTTCTTCAAGCCGAACATCTCCACCATGGTGGGCGGGCTGTACCCCGCGGGTGACGGCCGGCGCGACGGTGCCTTCACCATCTTCTACATGGGCATCAACCTGGGCGCGGTGCTGGGCAACTTCATCTGCGGCACGCTGGGTGAGCGCGTGGGTTGGCACTGGGGCTTCGGCTCCGCCGGCGTGGGCATGACGCTGGGCGTGATCATCTTCGTGTCGCTGGCGAAGCGGTTCCTGGGCAACGTGGGCCTCGCGCCCGCGCCGCGCCCCACCGAGGCGCAGACGACGACGCCGGACGGCAAGCACCATGCCTTCAGCCGCCAGGAGTGGGACCGCATCATCGTCATCTTCATCATCGCGCTGTTCGTGGTGGCGTTCTGGACGGGCTTCGAGCAGGCGGGCGGCCTGATGAACCTCTACACGGACCAGAAGGTGGACCGCTCGATGTTCGGCTGGGAGGTGCCCACCACCTGGTTCCAGAACTTCAACTCCGTCTTCATCGTGACGCTGGCGCCCATCTTCGCGGTGGTGTGGAGTTCGCTGGCGGCGAAGGGCAAGGACCTGAGCATCCCGGTGAAGATGTCCCTGGGGCTCATCTTCCTGTCGGTGGGCTTCGCCTTCATGCTGGGCGCCTCCAAGGAGAGCGCGATGGACGGCAAGGCGGCGGCGTGGTGGGTCATCATGGCGTACCTCTTCCACACCATGGGCGAGCTGTGCCTGTCGCCGGTGGGCCTGTCCATGGTGAGCAAGGTGGCGCCCCAGCGCGTCGTCTCCGCGATGATGGGCGTGTGGTTCCTGGCGAACGCGGTGGCCAACAAGCTGTCCGGCGTGCTGGGTGGCTACTCGGAGAAGATGGGTGAGTTCAGCGTGTTCCTCACCATCGTCATCGGCGCGGGCCTGTCGGGCGTCATCCTGCTGTTCCTCGCCCCCATGCTGAAGCGGATGATGCACGGCACGGACGAAGTGACGCCCGCGTCGACGCCCGCGCACCAGGAAGGCACCGTCCACCCGGCCACCTGA
- a CDS encoding ATP-binding protein, with protein MTQRLPAVKVQDVSADNAPEVSVRATSTLLLYFEHRYGAERLARVWREHAFSLGLDYMRQPTNYVSLRFLERVAAALREDSGDSRFMREAGLFTASPQALGFVFYMLRAFGSPKACYKQTIDFSPSYNRVGAFAVDLLEHKRLKLSYRSSTPEQNRNICELRMGQFASFPTIWGLAPAEVRESECQVLGGQACRYHLTWTDPPTLWGHYLGLLLGMVSGLLATHLGWGDALFSVTSLGMGGFALGGWLDRWRELKRKDELLAAQAQANMGSLRELQQRYDEVFGSNVALEDRVVARTRELSEANAKLEAALVKQREQDRLKTEFFDNVSHELRTPLTLILLSLDALQKEPESLPTVVRQHLVTLDRSTQRLLRLIDNLLNLAQLEAGKVRLRYQPLELHAFLSSQLLPFRTVAEKQGLTLSLEGGPVSPVHADAERIEGVFHNLVSNALKFTPAGGNIAVRLREDDTDVHVEVVDTGQGMAPADLAVIFDRFAQADTTGTRRFGGSGIGLALVKETLALHSGGIEVSSTPGQGSSFRVRLPKGTWHLREDLRERRATDLPTRRERRSSGRFATVLAATVAGAQRPTEPQDHTRADSKAPRILVVEDDAEIRAFIADILAPSYRVLEAANGEEGVRRAMEDRPDLVVSDVMMPVQSGLNLLVQLRAHAQTVDMPVILLTARQEVAAKVEALGAGANDYLGKPFSPRELLARVETQLRLREAAVRAAENERLAAIGLLTSGFAHEVRNPLNGLMNALIPLKEVMQGKQTGGDPNLGTAMLEVMEECGQRIRHLAESLLSFVRTAEKPVAVRLDVALDSTLSVLGWRIPSAVVVERAYQCAEPIWGDPGTLNQVWLNLLDNALRAVGDAGRVLVETAQQGDEALVTIEDTGVGIRAEDLEKLFQPFFSTRAPGEGTGLGLALSRRIVLQHGGRIHITSQTGKGTRVEVRLPMRPAHAEPLASTPTAGASRGRWPRRIG; from the coding sequence GTGACCCAACGCCTGCCGGCGGTGAAGGTGCAGGACGTGTCCGCGGACAACGCCCCCGAGGTGAGCGTCCGCGCCACGTCCACGCTGTTGCTCTACTTCGAGCACCGCTATGGCGCGGAGCGGCTGGCCCGGGTGTGGCGCGAGCACGCGTTCAGCCTGGGGCTGGACTACATGCGCCAGCCCACCAACTACGTCTCGTTGCGCTTCCTGGAGCGCGTGGCGGCGGCGCTGCGCGAGGACTCCGGCGACTCGCGCTTCATGCGCGAGGCGGGCCTCTTCACCGCGTCGCCGCAGGCGCTGGGCTTCGTCTTCTACATGCTGCGCGCCTTCGGCTCGCCCAAGGCCTGCTACAAGCAGACCATCGACTTCTCCCCCAGCTACAACCGGGTGGGGGCGTTCGCGGTGGACCTGCTGGAGCACAAGCGGCTCAAGCTGTCCTACCGCAGCAGCACCCCGGAGCAGAACCGCAACATCTGCGAGCTGCGCATGGGCCAGTTCGCGTCCTTCCCCACCATCTGGGGCCTGGCGCCCGCGGAGGTGCGGGAGTCGGAGTGCCAGGTGCTGGGCGGCCAGGCGTGCCGCTACCACCTCACCTGGACGGATCCGCCCACGCTCTGGGGCCACTACCTGGGCCTGCTGCTGGGCATGGTGAGCGGGCTGTTGGCCACGCACCTGGGCTGGGGGGACGCGCTCTTCTCCGTGACGTCGCTGGGCATGGGCGGCTTCGCGCTCGGCGGCTGGTTGGACCGGTGGCGCGAGCTCAAGCGCAAGGACGAGCTGCTCGCGGCGCAGGCCCAGGCGAACATGGGCTCGCTGCGAGAATTGCAGCAGCGCTACGACGAGGTGTTCGGCAGCAACGTGGCGCTGGAGGACCGCGTCGTCGCGCGCACGCGTGAGCTGTCGGAGGCCAACGCGAAGCTGGAGGCTGCGCTCGTCAAGCAGCGCGAACAGGACCGGCTGAAGACGGAGTTCTTCGACAACGTGAGCCATGAGCTGCGCACGCCGCTCACGCTCATCCTGCTGTCGCTGGACGCGCTCCAGAAGGAGCCGGAGTCGCTGCCCACGGTGGTGCGGCAGCACCTGGTGACGCTGGACCGGAGCACGCAGCGGCTCTTGAGGCTCATCGACAACCTGCTCAACCTGGCGCAGCTAGAGGCGGGCAAGGTGCGGCTGCGCTACCAGCCGCTGGAGCTGCACGCGTTCCTGTCCTCGCAGCTGTTGCCCTTCCGCACCGTGGCGGAGAAGCAGGGGCTCACGCTCTCGCTGGAGGGCGGGCCGGTGTCGCCGGTGCACGCGGACGCGGAGCGGATTGAAGGCGTGTTCCACAACCTGGTCTCCAACGCGCTCAAGTTCACTCCGGCCGGCGGCAACATCGCGGTGCGGCTGCGCGAGGACGACACGGACGTGCACGTGGAGGTGGTGGACACGGGGCAGGGCATGGCGCCCGCGGACCTGGCCGTCATCTTCGACCGCTTCGCCCAGGCGGACACGACGGGCACGCGGCGCTTCGGGGGCAGCGGCATCGGCCTGGCGCTGGTGAAGGAGACGCTGGCGCTGCACTCGGGCGGCATCGAGGTGTCGAGCACGCCGGGGCAGGGCAGCAGCTTCCGCGTGCGGCTGCCCAAGGGCACCTGGCATCTGCGCGAGGACCTGCGCGAGCGCCGCGCCACGGACCTGCCCACGCGCCGCGAGCGCCGCAGCTCCGGCCGCTTCGCCACCGTGCTGGCCGCCACCGTCGCCGGGGCGCAGCGCCCCACGGAGCCGCAGGACCACACGCGCGCGGACTCGAAGGCCCCCCGCATCCTGGTGGTGGAGGACGACGCGGAGATCCGCGCCTTCATCGCGGACATCCTCGCGCCCAGCTACCGGGTGCTGGAGGCCGCCAACGGGGAAGAGGGCGTGCGCCGCGCGATGGAGGATCGGCCGGACCTGGTGGTGTCCGACGTGATGATGCCGGTGCAGTCCGGCCTCAACCTCCTGGTGCAGCTGCGCGCCCACGCGCAGACGGTGGACATGCCCGTCATCCTGCTCACCGCGCGCCAGGAGGTGGCCGCCAAGGTGGAGGCCCTGGGCGCGGGCGCCAATGACTACCTGGGCAAGCCCTTCAGTCCGCGTGAGCTGCTGGCGCGCGTGGAGACACAGCTGCGCCTGCGCGAGGCGGCCGTACGCGCGGCGGAGAACGAGCGGCTGGCGGCCATCGGCCTGCTCACCTCCGGCTTCGCGCACGAGGTGCGAAACCCGCTCAACGGGCTGATGAACGCGCTCATCCCGTTGAAGGAGGTCATGCAGGGGAAGCAGACGGGCGGGGACCCCAACCTGGGCACCGCGATGCTGGAGGTGATGGAGGAGTGCGGCCAGCGCATCCGCCACCTGGCGGAGTCGCTGCTGTCCTTCGTGCGCACGGCGGAGAAGCCGGTGGCGGTGCGGCTGGACGTGGCGCTCGACTCCACGCTCAGCGTGCTGGGCTGGCGCATCCCCTCGGCCGTCGTGGTGGAGCGCGCCTACCAGTGCGCGGAGCCCATCTGGGGCGACCCGGGCACCCTCAACCAGGTGTGGCTCAACCTGCTGGACAACGCCCTGCGCGCGGTGGGCGACGCCGGCCGCGTGCTGGTGGAGACGGCCCAGCAGGGCGACGAGGCGCTCGTCACCATCGAGGACACCGGCGTGGGCATCCGCGCGGAGGACCTGGAGAAGCTCTTCCAGCCCTTCTTCTCCACCCGCGCCCCGGGTGAAGGCACGGGCCTGGGCCTGGCGCTCAGCCGGCGCATCGTCCTGCAGCATGGTGGCCGCATCCACATCACCAGCCAGACGGGGAAGGGCACGCGCGTGGAGGTCCGGCTGCCCATGCGCCCCGCGCACGCGGAGCCCCTGGCCTCCACCCCCACCGCGGGTGCGAGTCGCGGCCGCTGGCCCCGGCGCATTGGCTGA
- a CDS encoding methyltransferase domain-containing protein, giving the protein MYLMESAEESRRLLEQEQSQDTRDVLRRTGLKPGDRALDAGCGPGGIAELMADLVGEGGHVTGVELHDGRLAEARSRNAHRPNLTFLQADVRTTGLPSDAFDYAWSQYVFEYLPDRDVALAELIRVTRPGGRVVVSDIDGLGLQNWPFPEHLRVGTQRIVEALAAQGFDLYVGRKLYSEFRRAGLTDVRVHLMPFYLSPGAAEARLVRDWKTRFEALAPVGAAVLGGLEAYQSHCADFLAMLEDPEGLKYAVTLVTEGTKP; this is encoded by the coding sequence ATGTACCTCATGGAATCCGCCGAAGAGTCCCGTCGCCTCCTGGAGCAGGAGCAGTCCCAGGACACGCGCGACGTCCTCCGCCGCACGGGCCTCAAGCCGGGGGACCGCGCGCTGGACGCCGGCTGCGGCCCGGGCGGCATCGCCGAATTGATGGCGGACCTGGTGGGGGAGGGCGGCCACGTCACCGGCGTGGAGCTGCACGACGGCCGCCTCGCGGAGGCGCGCTCGCGCAACGCCCACCGCCCGAACCTGACGTTCCTCCAGGCGGACGTGCGCACCACGGGCCTGCCCTCGGACGCGTTCGATTATGCGTGGAGCCAGTACGTCTTCGAGTACCTGCCGGACCGGGACGTGGCGCTCGCGGAGCTCATCCGGGTGACGCGGCCCGGGGGGCGGGTGGTGGTGTCCGACATCGACGGGCTGGGCCTCCAGAACTGGCCCTTCCCGGAGCACCTGCGCGTGGGCACCCAGCGCATCGTGGAGGCCCTGGCTGCGCAGGGGTTCGACCTGTACGTGGGCCGCAAGCTGTACTCCGAGTTCCGCCGCGCGGGGCTCACGGACGTGCGGGTGCACCTGATGCCTTTCTACCTCTCCCCGGGCGCGGCGGAGGCGCGGCTCGTGCGCGACTGGAAGACGCGCTTCGAGGCGTTGGCGCCAGTGGGCGCGGCGGTCCTGGGCGGGCTCGAGGCCTACCAGTCTCACTGCGCCGACTTCCTGGCCATGCTCGAGGACCCGGAGGGGCTGAAGTACGCGGTGACGCTGGTCACCGAAGGAACGAAGCCGTGA